The following proteins are encoded in a genomic region of Kosakonia oryzae:
- the tatD gene encoding 3'-5' ssDNA/RNA exonuclease TatD, protein MFDIGVNLTSSQFSRDQREVVARAQAAGVTGMLITGTNLHESQQAQQQAQRYRHCWSTAGVHPHDSSGWTTETAQAIRALASLPEVVAVGECGLDFNRNFSTPREQEYAFSAQLALAAELNMPVFLHCRDAHERFLALLDPWLNKLPGAVLHCFTGSAQEARDCLDRGMYLGITGWVCDERRGQELREVVPLIPAERLLIETDAPYLLPRDLVPKPTSRRNEPALLGHILATVASLRGEEVQWLDSVTDKNVQRLFGIAF, encoded by the coding sequence ATGTTTGATATCGGCGTCAATTTGACCAGTTCGCAGTTTTCCAGAGATCAGCGCGAGGTAGTCGCACGTGCGCAAGCGGCGGGCGTCACCGGCATGTTGATAACCGGTACCAATCTGCATGAGAGTCAGCAGGCGCAACAGCAGGCACAGCGCTACCGCCACTGCTGGTCAACAGCGGGCGTGCATCCTCATGACAGCAGTGGCTGGACGACGGAAACTGCGCAGGCTATCCGTGCGCTGGCATCATTGCCGGAAGTGGTGGCCGTGGGAGAGTGCGGGCTGGATTTCAATCGCAATTTTTCCACGCCGCGTGAACAGGAATATGCCTTTAGCGCCCAGTTGGCGCTGGCTGCTGAACTGAATATGCCAGTTTTTCTGCACTGTCGCGATGCGCATGAGCGCTTTCTGGCGCTGTTGGATCCATGGCTGAATAAGCTACCAGGTGCCGTGTTGCACTGCTTTACCGGCTCGGCGCAGGAGGCCAGAGATTGCCTCGATCGTGGTATGTACCTTGGGATTACCGGCTGGGTGTGTGATGAACGTCGTGGGCAGGAATTACGCGAAGTAGTGCCACTGATTCCGGCCGAGCGGTTGCTTATCGAAACGGATGCACCTTACCTGTTGCCACGCGATCTGGTGCCGAAGCCCACATCGCGGCGTAATGAACCGGCGTTATTGGGACATATTCTCGCCACGGTCGCATCGCTGCGTGGCGAAGAGGTTCAGTGGCTGGATTCGGTAACGGATAAAAACGTTCAGCGTCTGTTTGGCATCGCGTTTTAA
- the tatC gene encoding Sec-independent protein translocase subunit TatC yields the protein MAVDDTQPLIAHLIELRKRLLNCIIAVMVIFLALVYFANDIYQLVSAPLIKQMPVGATMIATDVASPFFTPIKLTFMVSLILSAPVVLYQVWAFVAPALYKHERRLVVPLLISSSLLFYIGMAFAYFVVFPLAFGFLTHTAPEGVQVSTDIASYLSFVMALFMAFGVSFEVPVAIVLLCWMGVTTPADLRQKRPYVLVGAFVVGMLLTPPDVFSQTLLAIPMYCLFEIGVFCARFYVGKRRISDDENDTETSEE from the coding sequence ATGGCTGTAGACGATACCCAACCGCTTATTGCGCATCTTATTGAGCTGCGTAAGCGTCTGCTGAACTGCATTATCGCCGTCATGGTGATTTTCCTCGCGCTGGTTTACTTCGCGAATGATATCTATCAGCTCGTTTCCGCTCCGCTCATCAAACAGATGCCGGTCGGGGCGACAATGATCGCCACGGATGTTGCCTCACCGTTTTTTACGCCGATCAAGCTGACCTTTATGGTGTCGCTGATCCTCTCGGCGCCGGTCGTTCTGTATCAGGTATGGGCATTTGTTGCTCCCGCGTTGTATAAGCATGAGCGCCGCCTGGTCGTGCCGTTGCTGATCTCCAGTTCGTTGCTGTTCTATATCGGCATGGCATTCGCCTACTTTGTGGTGTTTCCGCTGGCGTTTGGCTTCCTGACGCATACCGCGCCGGAAGGGGTGCAGGTTTCTACTGACATCGCCAGCTATCTGAGCTTCGTCATGGCGCTGTTTATGGCTTTCGGTGTCTCGTTTGAAGTGCCGGTAGCCATTGTGCTGCTGTGCTGGATGGGGGTCACCACGCCTGCCGATCTGCGGCAAAAGCGTCCTTATGTGCTGGTCGGTGCATTTGTCGTTGGCATGTTGCTGACGCCGCCGGATGTCTTCTCGCAAACGCTGCTGGCAATACCGATGTATTGCCTGTTTGAAATTGGCGTTTTCTGCGCCCGCTTTTATGTCGGCAAGCGTCGTATTAGCGACGATGAAAACGACACAGAAACCAGTGAAGAGTAA